The following proteins come from a genomic window of Pyxidicoccus sp. MSG2:
- a CDS encoding serine/threonine-protein kinase gives MVATGLATRGLRVGPYELLSRIAAGGMGEVFIARRTGLAGFEKRVALKLLLPHLSEEPALVERFLEEARIAARMEHPHIIPLFDAGEADGRYYLAMALVEGVSLSQLLRACRREDKRLSLPVVRAVATGLCEALDYAHHLRGPGGEDFGVVHRDVSPSNVMVSTRGAVLLADFGIARVLSHVTTRGGRPWGKFAYMPPEQLEATGPVDARADVFAAAVTLYQALTLSSPFQRETDPATMDAIRRESLPDVTHLRPDASARLSDTLQRGAARERELRLPSARALLDGFMEGPVAGPAELGALVESLCAAELALFRQPPPSLDAGPTRTVPPAGEPGEVERQGGTRPPGRRRSLVLVGGAAVVVAGVGLWWRSAREEVPSSPSLPAADSRTGEASADGARQPPAVAVPSPSPMEQPALVEAPRRPSTSSAPVRREPARATEAKAPAGIGYLTVDARPWAVISVDGREVDRTPLARYPLPAGRHTVVFHNPVLGRTEQRTVRIEPGAVATLRVDFEPAR, from the coding sequence ATGGTAGCGACCGGGCTCGCCACCCGGGGGCTGCGCGTGGGCCCCTACGAGCTGCTCTCGCGCATCGCGGCGGGGGGCATGGGCGAGGTGTTCATCGCCCGGCGCACGGGCCTGGCCGGCTTCGAGAAGCGCGTGGCACTCAAGCTGCTGCTGCCCCACCTCTCCGAAGAGCCCGCGTTGGTGGAGCGCTTCCTGGAGGAGGCCCGCATCGCCGCGCGGATGGAGCACCCCCACATCATCCCGCTCTTCGACGCGGGCGAGGCGGACGGGCGCTACTACCTGGCGATGGCGCTCGTGGAGGGCGTGAGCCTGTCGCAGTTGCTGCGCGCGTGCCGGCGAGAAGACAAGCGCCTCTCTCTTCCCGTGGTGCGGGCGGTGGCCACCGGCCTTTGCGAGGCGCTCGACTACGCACACCACCTGCGAGGACCCGGGGGCGAGGACTTCGGTGTCGTCCACCGCGACGTCAGCCCGTCCAACGTCATGGTGTCCACACGCGGGGCCGTGCTGCTCGCCGACTTCGGCATCGCCCGGGTGCTCTCCCACGTGACGACCCGCGGCGGCCGTCCGTGGGGCAAGTTCGCGTACATGCCTCCGGAGCAACTGGAGGCGACGGGGCCCGTGGATGCTCGGGCGGATGTCTTCGCGGCAGCCGTGACGCTGTACCAGGCGCTCACGTTGAGCTCACCGTTCCAGCGCGAGACGGACCCGGCCACCATGGACGCCATCCGCCGCGAGTCGCTGCCGGATGTGACGCACCTGCGGCCGGATGCCAGCGCGCGCCTGAGCGACACGCTCCAGCGGGGCGCCGCTCGCGAGCGGGAGCTGCGGCTGCCGTCAGCGCGGGCGCTCCTCGACGGCTTCATGGAGGGGCCGGTGGCAGGGCCCGCCGAGTTGGGCGCGCTCGTCGAGTCGCTGTGCGCCGCCGAGCTGGCCCTCTTCCGCCAGCCTCCGCCGTCGCTGGACGCAGGCCCTACCCGGACCGTTCCCCCTGCCGGCGAGCCGGGGGAGGTGGAGCGCCAGGGCGGTACACGCCCACCCGGGAGAAGACGGAGCCTCGTCCTGGTGGGAGGCGCGGCCGTGGTGGTGGCGGGCGTCGGGCTCTGGTGGCGGAGCGCGCGCGAGGAAGTTCCCTCTTCCCCTTCCCTGCCAGCGGCTGACAGCCGCACCGGGGAGGCATCCGCCGACGGTGCCCGGCAACCACCGGCCGTCGCTGTCCCGTCTCCGTCCCCCATGGAGCAGCCCGCCCTCGTAGAGGCCCCGAGGCGCCCGTCGACTTCCTCTGCGCCGGTGAGGCGCGAGCCCGCGCGGGCCACGGAGGCGAAGGCCCCTGCCGGTATCGGCTACCTGACCGTGGACGCGCGTCCGTGGGCGGTCATCTCCGTGGACGGGCGCGAGGTGGACCGGACGCCGCTGGCCCGCTACCCGTTGCCCGCGGGACGCCACACCGTCGTCTTCCACAACCCCGTGCTGGGACGGACCGAGCAGCGCACCGTCCGAATCGAGCCGGGCGCCGTCGCCACCCTGCGAGTGGATTTCGAGCCGGCCCGCTGA